In one window of Onychomys torridus chromosome 5, mOncTor1.1, whole genome shotgun sequence DNA:
- the H1-2 gene encoding histone H1.2, whose protein sequence is MSETAPAAPAAAPPAEKAPAKKKAAKKPAGARRKASGPPVSELITKAVAASKERSGVSLAALKKALAAAGYDVEKNNSRIKLGLKSLVSKGTLVQTKGTGASGSFKLNKKAASGEAKPKAKKAGAAKAKKPAGAAKKPKKATGAATPKKAAKKTPKKAKKPAAAAVTKKVAKSPKKAKVAKAKKVKSASKPVKPKAAKPRVAKPKKVAAKKKVLYVLSLWRVFVPPSVGEGRVPAPVI, encoded by the exons ATGTCGGAGACCGCTCCTGCCGCCCCCGCCGCCGCTCCCCCAGCGGAGAAGGCACCTGCGAAGAAGAAGGCTGCCAAGAAGCCTGCCGGGGCTCGCCGCAAGGCGTCCGGACCCCCGGTGTCCGAGCTCATCACCAAGGCTGTAGCCGCCTCCAAGGAGCGCAGCGGCGTGTCCCTGGCCGCGCTCAAGAAGGCGCTGGCGGCCGCCGGCTACGACGTGGAGAAGAACAACAGCCGCATCAAGCTGGGGCTCAAGAGCCTGGTGAGCAAGGGCACCCTGGTGCAGACCAAGGGCACCGGCGCCTCCGGCTCCTTCAAGCTCAACAAGAAGGCGGCTTCCGGCGAGGCCAAGCCCAAAGCCAAGAAGGCAGGCGCGGCCAAGGCTAAGAAGCCCGCGGGCGCAGCCAAGAAGCCCAAGAAGGCGACTGGTGCCGCCACGCCCAAGAAAGCCGCCAAGAAGACCCCGAAGAAAGCGAAGAAGCCCGCGGCTGCTGCCGTGACCAAGAAAGTGGCCAAGAGTCCAAAGAAGGCGAAGGTTGCCAAGGCCAAGAAGGTCAAGAGCGCGTCTAAGCCCGTGAAGCCGAAGGCTGCCAAGCCCAGGGTTGCTAAGCCCAAGAAGGTTGCAGCCAAGAAGAA GGTGCTTTATGTGCTGAGTCTTTGGCGGGTGTTTGTGCCTCCGAGTGTGGGAGAAGGTCGGGTGCCGGCGCCGGTGATCTGA